Proteins encoded in a region of the Zea mays cultivar B73 chromosome 4, Zm-B73-REFERENCE-NAM-5.0, whole genome shotgun sequence genome:
- the LOC103652788 gene encoding benzyl alcohol O-benzoyltransferase produces MAGLKAALMRFAVRRRAASLVPPASLTPRELKRLSDIDDHDRLRVHVPIIQFYGRKESMRGKDPALVIRGALAKALVDYYPLAGRLRELQGRKLAVDCTGEGVLFTEADADVRLDQFGGGQGQLLPPFPCLPELIFDVQGSSAILDSPLLLFQVTRLACGGFILGLRLNHTMVDGQGVVQFLGAVAELARGAQAPTVRPVWRREVLEARDPPRPRFPHHELDETPDAKGAIIGTLDKTVQRCIFFGPHEVAAIRAQLPAHLQKSATRFDVVVGWLWKCRTVALAPDPNEEMRMMFPVDARGRAQAVGAVGIPVGYYGNAFTTPVAISTAGELCSNPLSYAVELVKKAKQEVDFEYMQSTADLMVLRGRRFVMPSETAFGVSDVTKAKFADLDFGWGRAVYGGPAEGVGSPMLPWFVSFLLPFKNANGDDGIAVPMSLPQAAMDRIVVEIAKLSTTSTSARCGSPSPGLSPVTNKLALN; encoded by the exons ATGGCTGGCTTGAAGGCAGCTCTGATGAGGTTCGCAGTGCGCCGCCGCGCGGCTTCGCTTGTACCTCCGGCATCGCTGACACCCCGGGAGCTGAAGCGGTTGTCGGACATAGACGACCATGACAGGCTGCGGGTCCACGTCCCCATCATCCAATTCTACGGGAGGAAGGAGTCCATGCGCGGCAAGGACCCCGCGCTGGTCATCCGTGGCGCCCTCGCCAAGGCTCTCGTGGACTACTACCCGTTAGCTGGGCGGCTCAGAGAGCTTCAAGGGCGCAAGCTCGCCGTGGATTGCACCGGCGAGGGAGTGCTGTTCACCGAAGCTGATGCCGACGTGCGCCTCGATCAGTTTGGCGGCGGCCAGGGCCAGCTGCTGCCGCCGTTCCCATGCTTGCCGGAGCTCATTTTCGATGTGCAAGGCTCTTCCGCCATCCTAGACTCCCCACTGCTACTCTTCCAG GTGACGCGGCTGGCGTGCGGTGGCTTCATCCTAGGCCTGCGGTTGAACCACACCATGGTGGATGGGCAGGGAGTGGTCCAGTTTCTGGGTGCAGTGGCGGAGCTGGCGCGGGGTGCACAGGCGCCTACGGTGCGGCCTGTGTGGCGTCGCGAAGTGCTTGAGGCACGCGACCCGCCACGGCCGCGTTTCCCGCACCACGAGCTTGACGAGACGCCTGACGCCAAGGGCGCCATCATCGGTACGCTCGACAAAACAGTGCAGCGCTGCATCTTCTTCGGGCCTCACGAGGTGGCCGCCATCCGTGCCCAGCTCCCTGCGCACCTGCAGAAGAGCGCCACGAGGTTCGACGTCGTCGTGGGGTGGCTGTGGAAGTGCCGAACGGTAGCGCTTGCACCGGACCCCAACGAGGAGATGCGGATGATGTTCCCAGTTGACGCCCGTGGCCGTGCCCAAGCCGTTGGTGCCGTCGGCATCCCCGTTGGCTACTACGGCAACGCGTTCACGACCCCAGTCGCCATATCGACGGCCGGTGAGCTCTGCAGCAACCCCCTCAGCTACGCAGTGGAGCTTGTGAAGAAGGCCAAACAGGAGGTGGACTTCGAGTACATGCAGTCGACGGCGGACCTCATGGTGCTGCGCGGGCGGAGGTTCGTCATGCCGTCTGAGACCGCGTTTGGGGTGTCAGACGTGACAAAGGCCAAGTTCGCCGATCTCGACTTCGGGTGGGGCAGGGCGGTGTACGGCGGACCGGCGGAGGGTGTCGGTAGCCCCATGTTGCCATGGTTTGTTAGCTTCCTCTTACCATTCAAGAACGCCAATGGTGATGATGGCATCGCCGTGCCCATGTCCCTGCCTCAGGCCGCCATGGACAGGATTGTTGTGGAGATTGCCAAGCTATCTACTACAAGTACCAGCGCAAGATGTGGCTCGCCAAGTCCTGGATTGTCCCCCGTCACGAACAAACTCGCTCTGAATTGA